In one window of Rhodopseudomonas palustris HaA2 DNA:
- a CDS encoding glutathione peroxidase — MASIYDFSARTLAGEELPLKRFEGQVLLIVNTASACGFTPQYKGLEALQQKYGARGFSVLGFPCNQFGAQESGSEAQIAQFCSTHYGVSFPMFAKIDVNGAQAHPLYTFLKDEKGGLLGSAIKWNFTKFLVDRSGHVISRHAPTTTPESLAKDIETLL, encoded by the coding sequence ATGGCGTCGATTTATGATTTTTCGGCCAGGACGCTTGCGGGCGAAGAGCTGCCGCTGAAGCGGTTCGAGGGGCAGGTGCTGCTGATCGTCAACACCGCCAGTGCCTGCGGATTCACGCCGCAATACAAGGGCCTCGAAGCACTACAGCAGAAATACGGCGCGCGCGGATTTTCGGTGCTCGGCTTCCCCTGCAACCAGTTCGGCGCGCAGGAATCCGGCAGCGAGGCGCAGATCGCGCAATTCTGCTCGACCCATTACGGCGTCAGTTTCCCGATGTTCGCCAAGATCGACGTCAATGGCGCGCAGGCGCATCCGCTGTACACATTTCTCAAGGACGAGAAGGGCGGGTTGCTCGGCTCGGCGATCAAATGGAATTTCACCAAATTTCTGGTCGATCGGTCCGGCCATGTGATATCGCGGCACGCGCCGACGACCACGCCGGAGTCGCTCGCAAAGGATATCGAGACCTTGCTATGA
- the pip gene encoding prolyl aminopeptidase — translation MAPDAKSEIRSDDSTKAAAPLSSRMLAVGDGHEIYVETNGNADGLPAVYLHGGPGSGCQPDHRRLFDPRRFHAVLFDQRGAGRSRPKGGREANTLPHLIADMESIRTTLGIERWLVVGGSWGATLALAYTQAHPQRVSGIVLRATFLGTRAELEEAFLSTLPRFYPELSADFLGMLPEAERAAPLDAYWRRILDPDPAVHGPAARAWGETESIMSQIAPKRHRLEVFDKNNSRPMPSTPFMEAHYFAHDCFMRPDQLLQGARALAGIPGIIVQGRYDLLCPPATAHRLIAAWPDAELRIVDAAGHLLYDPGIRDAVIAAIDDVAGRITT, via the coding sequence ATGGCACCCGACGCAAAATCCGAGATCCGGTCCGACGACAGCACCAAGGCCGCAGCGCCGCTCAGCTCTCGAATGCTCGCGGTCGGCGACGGCCATGAAATCTATGTCGAAACCAACGGTAACGCCGACGGTCTTCCCGCGGTCTATCTGCATGGCGGCCCGGGAAGCGGTTGTCAGCCGGACCACCGGAGGCTGTTCGATCCGCGGCGGTTTCACGCCGTGCTGTTCGATCAGCGCGGCGCCGGCCGCAGCCGGCCGAAAGGCGGGCGTGAGGCGAACACACTGCCGCATCTGATCGCCGATATGGAGTCGATCCGCACCACGCTCGGGATCGAACGTTGGCTTGTGGTCGGCGGCTCGTGGGGGGCGACGCTGGCGCTGGCCTATACGCAGGCACATCCGCAACGCGTCAGCGGCATCGTGCTGCGCGCGACCTTCCTCGGTACCCGCGCCGAGCTCGAGGAGGCGTTTCTGTCCACCCTGCCGCGTTTCTATCCGGAACTGTCTGCTGATTTTCTGGGCATGCTGCCGGAGGCCGAGCGCGCGGCGCCGCTCGACGCCTATTGGCGCCGAATCCTCGATCCAGACCCGGCGGTGCATGGCCCCGCGGCGCGGGCCTGGGGCGAAACCGAATCGATCATGTCGCAGATCGCACCGAAGCGACATCGCCTCGAGGTCTTCGACAAGAACAACAGCCGGCCGATGCCGTCGACACCGTTCATGGAAGCGCACTACTTCGCGCATGACTGCTTCATGCGCCCCGATCAGTTGCTGCAGGGAGCGCGCGCGCTCGCCGGCATTCCCGGCATCATTGTGCAGGGTCGTTACGATCTGCTGTGCCCGCCCGCCACCGCGCATCGGCTGATCGCGGCGTGGCCGGACGCCGAGCTCCGCATCGTCGATGCCGCCGGGCATCTTCTGTACGACCCGGGGATTCGCGACGCGGTGATCGCCGCGATCGACGACGTCGCAGGCAGGATAACAACGTAA
- the gnd gene encoding phosphogluconate dehydrogenase (NAD(+)-dependent, decarboxylating) has product MQLGMVGLGRMGGNIVRRLMKDGHHAVVYDRDPQAVDALTREGATGAQGLEDLVRKLDAPRAVWVMLPAGHITETTIEALGKLLAPGDVIIDGGNTFWQDDIRRAKTLEENSISYVDVGTSGGIWGYERGYCMMIGGDKPVFDRLDPIFATLAPGIGDIPRTPGRDDRDPRVEQGYIHAGPVGAGHFVKMVHNGIEYGLMQAYAEGFDILKNANIDALPSEHRFDLDIADIAEVWRRGSVIPSWLLDLTASALARNGELDTYSGFVEDSGEGRWTINAAIEEAVPAEVLTSALYARFRSRKQHTFAEKILSAMRAGFGGHKEPQQHPDAAHQAAPEILKPKAERA; this is encoded by the coding sequence ATGCAGCTCGGCATGGTCGGCCTCGGACGAATGGGCGGCAACATCGTTCGCCGCCTGATGAAAGATGGCCACCACGCCGTGGTGTATGATCGGGACCCCCAAGCGGTCGACGCCCTGACGCGCGAAGGCGCGACGGGCGCCCAGGGCCTGGAAGATCTGGTCCGCAAGCTCGACGCGCCGCGCGCGGTGTGGGTGATGCTGCCGGCCGGCCACATCACCGAGACCACCATCGAAGCGCTGGGCAAGCTGCTGGCGCCGGGTGATGTGATCATCGATGGCGGCAACACCTTCTGGCAGGACGACATCCGCCGCGCCAAAACGCTCGAGGAAAACAGCATCAGCTACGTCGACGTCGGCACCTCCGGCGGCATCTGGGGCTATGAGCGCGGCTATTGCATGATGATCGGCGGCGACAAACCGGTCTTCGACCGGCTCGATCCGATCTTCGCCACGCTCGCCCCGGGGATCGGCGACATCCCGCGCACGCCGGGCCGCGACGACCGCGACCCGCGCGTCGAGCAGGGCTACATCCATGCCGGCCCGGTCGGCGCCGGGCACTTCGTCAAAATGGTGCACAACGGCATCGAATACGGCCTGATGCAGGCCTATGCCGAAGGCTTCGACATTCTCAAGAACGCCAATATCGACGCGCTGCCGAGCGAGCACCGGTTCGATCTCGACATCGCCGACATCGCCGAAGTGTGGCGGCGCGGCAGCGTGATCCCGTCCTGGCTGCTCGACCTCACCGCCTCCGCGCTCGCGCGCAACGGCGAGCTCGACACTTACTCCGGCTTCGTCGAGGATTCCGGCGAGGGCCGCTGGACCATCAACGCGGCAATCGAGGAAGCCGTGCCCGCCGAAGTGCTGACCTCGGCGCTGTATGCGCGCTTCCGCTCGCGCAAGCAGCACACCTTCGCGGAGAAGATCCTGTCGGCGATGCGCGCGGGATTCGGCGGGCACAAGGAGCCGCAACAGCACCCGGACGCCGCGCATCAGGCCGCGCCGGAAATCCTCAAGCCGAAAGCGGAGCGCGCGTGA
- a CDS encoding amidase family protein gives MQEIWRLSAADLAALIRARKVSAREAAQAALDRLDSVNPAINAVIDHRPDVTLAQADAVDAALQRGDDAGLLAGVPVTVKVNVDQQGFATTNGLTQQRDLIAASNNPVVDNLRKAGAVIVGRTNTPAFSYRWFTSNKLHGETLNPRDSSITPGGSSGGAGAAVAAGIGHIAHGTDIAGSVRYPAYACGVHGLRPTLGRIAAYNASSPERPICPQISAVSGPLARTIGDLRIALAVMSQPDARDPWWVPAPLDGPPMPKRAALCIAPDGLEVVPEVRDAVVDAARRLEQAGWSVEELPNTPPLREAADLQARLWLGDGYQAMLAAAEREGDEGALACLNGNRDREIPDAAAFSKLLVRRATLTRDWQLFFERYAVLLMPVSGELPFPQRLDLKDEASFKRVWAAQMPQVGIPFMGLPGLTVATGLVGRVPVGVQLVAGRYREDLCLLAGEAIEAGGTPASPIDPVR, from the coding sequence ATGCAGGAAATCTGGCGATTGTCCGCGGCCGACCTGGCCGCATTGATCCGTGCCCGCAAGGTGTCTGCGCGCGAAGCAGCACAGGCGGCGCTGGATCGGCTCGATTCCGTCAATCCGGCGATCAATGCGGTGATCGACCATCGCCCCGACGTGACGCTGGCGCAAGCCGACGCGGTCGACGCCGCGCTTCAGCGCGGCGACGACGCTGGTCTGCTGGCCGGCGTGCCGGTCACGGTCAAGGTCAATGTCGATCAGCAAGGCTTCGCCACGACCAACGGTCTGACGCAGCAACGCGACCTGATCGCTGCGTCCAACAATCCGGTGGTCGACAATCTGCGCAAGGCCGGCGCCGTGATCGTCGGTCGCACCAATACGCCGGCGTTCTCCTATCGCTGGTTCACGTCGAACAAACTCCACGGCGAAACGCTGAACCCGCGCGATTCCTCGATCACGCCGGGCGGCTCGTCGGGCGGCGCCGGCGCGGCGGTCGCGGCCGGCATCGGCCATATCGCGCACGGCACCGATATCGCGGGCTCGGTCCGCTATCCCGCCTATGCCTGCGGCGTTCACGGCCTGCGGCCGACGCTCGGGCGGATCGCCGCCTACAATGCCTCGTCGCCGGAGCGTCCGATCTGTCCGCAGATCAGCGCGGTGTCGGGCCCCTTGGCGCGGACGATCGGCGATCTGCGGATCGCGCTCGCGGTGATGTCGCAGCCGGACGCGCGCGATCCGTGGTGGGTGCCGGCGCCGCTGGACGGCCCGCCGATGCCGAAGCGCGCCGCGCTGTGCATCGCGCCCGATGGACTCGAGGTCGTCCCCGAGGTGCGCGACGCGGTGGTCGACGCCGCGCGCCGGCTGGAGCAGGCCGGCTGGAGCGTCGAGGAATTGCCGAACACGCCGCCGCTGCGTGAGGCTGCCGATCTGCAGGCGCGGCTGTGGCTCGGCGACGGCTATCAGGCGATGCTCGCGGCCGCCGAGCGCGAGGGCGACGAGGGCGCGCTGGCCTGCCTCAACGGCAATCGCGACCGGGAAATTCCCGATGCTGCGGCATTCTCCAAACTCCTGGTGCGCAGGGCGACGCTGACGCGCGACTGGCAGCTTTTCTTCGAGCGCTACGCGGTGCTGCTGATGCCGGTGTCGGGCGAATTGCCGTTTCCGCAGCGGCTGGATCTGAAGGACGAAGCCTCGTTCAAGCGGGTGTGGGCGGCGCAGATGCCCCAGGTCGGCATCCCGTTCATGGGTCTGCCCGGACTGACGGTTGCGACCGGGCTGGTCGGCCGGGTACCGGTCGGCGTGCAACTGGTCGCCGGCCGCTATCGCGAAGATCTGTGCCTGCTCGCCGGCGAGGCGATCGAGGCCGGCGGCACGCCGGCGTCGCCGATCGATCCGGTGCGGTAG
- a CDS encoding DUF6894 family protein: MPRYFFNTRIGEELIPDPEGEDLRDADHAWQVARATIKEIVKTEAAQVDLIRASLEVTDEDGDVVLDFPFSEALIDMPPLPRNRH, encoded by the coding sequence ATGCCGAGATATTTCTTCAATACACGGATCGGTGAGGAACTGATCCCAGACCCGGAAGGCGAGGATCTGCGCGATGCGGATCACGCCTGGCAAGTCGCGCGCGCGACGATCAAGGAAATCGTCAAGACCGAGGCCGCTCAGGTCGATCTGATCCGCGCCAGCCTCGAAGTCACCGACGAGGACGGCGACGTCGTGCTGGATTTTCCGTTCAGCGAAGCGCTGATCGATATGCCGCCCTTGCCGCGGAACAGGCATTGA
- the pgl gene encoding 6-phosphogluconolactonase → MKVGDHRQIVTAADAEALARVAAQRLIARIALHHERPAICLTGGSGPQRMFELLAGEFADRIPWPRVHWFISDERFVPFDSPLSNMGAIKRVLLDGRAPPQNIHAIPAHDSATPDEAAQRYARDLQAFYGAATLDPKRPLFDLVLGGVGPDGHTASLFPGWPQLEVTDRWAAGVDTAHVAPFVPRVTLTFPALASCSEMLFLVHGAAKREIVGRIFAGADLPASRARSNGETVWLITEDALPETVRER, encoded by the coding sequence ATGAAGGTCGGCGATCATCGCCAGATCGTCACCGCTGCCGATGCCGAAGCGCTGGCGCGGGTCGCGGCGCAGCGGCTGATCGCCCGCATCGCGCTGCATCACGAGCGCCCGGCGATCTGCCTGACCGGCGGCTCCGGGCCGCAGCGGATGTTCGAACTGCTCGCGGGCGAATTCGCCGATCGGATTCCATGGCCGCGCGTGCACTGGTTCATCAGCGACGAACGCTTCGTGCCGTTCGATAGCCCGCTAAGCAACATGGGCGCGATCAAGCGCGTGCTGCTCGACGGCCGCGCGCCGCCGCAGAACATCCACGCCATTCCGGCGCACGACAGCGCCACCCCGGACGAGGCCGCGCAGCGCTACGCGCGCGACTTGCAGGCGTTCTACGGCGCGGCAACGCTGGATCCCAAGCGGCCGCTGTTCGATCTGGTGCTCGGCGGCGTCGGCCCGGACGGCCACACCGCGTCGCTGTTTCCCGGCTGGCCGCAGCTCGAGGTGACCGATCGCTGGGCCGCTGGGGTCGACACGGCGCATGTCGCGCCGTTCGTGCCGCGCGTCACCCTCACCTTTCCGGCGCTGGCGTCGTGTAGCGAGATGCTGTTCCTCGTCCACGGCGCGGCCAAGCGGGAGATCGTCGGCCGCATCTTCGCGGGCGCCGATCTGCCGGCCAGCCGCGCCCGATCCAACGGCGAGACGGTGTGGCTGATCACCGAGGACGCGCTGCCGGAGACCGTTCGTGAGCGCTGA
- a CDS encoding bifunctional transaldolase/phosoglucose isomerase, protein MNPVKALEQHGQAIWLDFLARGFIAKGDLTKLIDADGVKGVTSNPSIFEKAIGSSDEYDGAIGAALAQGDRSVGELYEAVAVEDIQHAADVLRPTYDKLEGRDGFVSLEVSPYLALDTKATIVEAERLWAAVKRENLMVKVPATRQGLPAIKQLISKGISVNVTLLFSQKVYVEVAEAYLSGLEALIANGGDPSHVASVASFFVSRIDSAVDKELDDKIATANDPAEKARLEKLKGKIAIANAKIAYQDYKRLFSGDRWKKLQVCGAKPQRLLWASTGTKNKAYSDVVYIEELIGPDTVNTVPPATLDAFRDHGKPRASLEEHVDDARAALKDLANVGVSLDAITDRLVTEAVQLFADSFDKLLGAVAFKRETVLAGGIDTQKLALADDLAKSVKEHGEDWRNTGKIRRLWDRDKSVWTGTDEDKWLGWLTSAAAEKAKLADYTEFAKWVKARGFTDAVVLGMGGSSLGPEVLAHTFAQQPGFPKLHVLDSTDPAQVRTLEHSVTLGTTLFIVSSKSGGTTEPNVMKDYFFARVGETVGADKAGQHFVAVTDPGSSMEKVATEAKFARIFHGDPTIGGRYSVLSPFGMVPAAAAGIDLGQLLDLTMAMVRSCGPDVPPQENPGVQLGLAMGCAGLEGRDKVTITSSKAIADFGAWAEQLIAESTGKDGKGLIPIDGEPLAAPSTYGNDRLFIDLRTDGESDAAHDAKLAALEDAGHPVVRIVLKSADAIGQEFFRFELATAVAGAILGINPFNQPDVESAKIKTRELTAAFETSGVLPPEKPALTTADADLYTDESNVAALRKAGADGTLDSWIKAHLARTQSGDYVALLAYIERNAAHIDTLQSMRLAVRDARHLATCAEFGPRFLHSTGQAYKGGPDSGVFLQITADDANDLAVPGQSASFGVIKAAQARGDFDVLTERGRRALRVHLKGDLGAGLKSLDKAIRDALN, encoded by the coding sequence ATGAACCCCGTCAAAGCGCTCGAACAACACGGCCAGGCAATCTGGCTGGATTTCTTGGCCCGCGGCTTTATCGCCAAGGGCGACCTGACGAAGCTGATCGACGCCGACGGCGTGAAGGGTGTCACCTCCAACCCATCGATCTTCGAAAAGGCGATCGGCTCCTCGGACGAATATGACGGCGCGATCGGCGCCGCTCTCGCGCAGGGCGACCGTTCGGTCGGCGAATTGTACGAGGCGGTCGCGGTCGAGGACATTCAGCACGCAGCCGATGTGCTGCGCCCGACCTACGACAAGCTCGAAGGCCGCGACGGCTTCGTCAGCCTCGAGGTCTCGCCCTATCTGGCGCTCGACACCAAGGCGACGATCGTCGAAGCCGAGCGACTGTGGGCCGCGGTGAAGCGCGAGAATTTGATGGTCAAGGTCCCTGCCACACGGCAGGGCCTGCCCGCGATCAAGCAGCTGATTTCCAAGGGCATCAGCGTCAACGTCACGCTGCTGTTCTCGCAGAAGGTCTATGTCGAGGTCGCGGAGGCCTATCTCTCCGGGCTCGAAGCGCTGATCGCGAACGGCGGCGACCCGTCACACGTCGCCAGCGTCGCCAGCTTCTTCGTCAGCCGGATCGACAGCGCGGTCGACAAGGAACTCGACGACAAGATCGCCACCGCCAACGATCCGGCCGAGAAGGCCCGGCTGGAGAAGCTGAAGGGCAAGATCGCGATCGCCAACGCCAAGATCGCTTATCAGGACTACAAGCGGCTGTTCTCCGGCGACCGCTGGAAGAAGCTGCAGGTTTGTGGCGCCAAGCCGCAGCGACTGCTGTGGGCATCGACCGGCACCAAGAACAAAGCCTACAGCGACGTCGTCTATATCGAGGAGCTGATCGGCCCCGACACCGTCAATACCGTGCCGCCGGCGACGCTCGACGCCTTCCGCGATCACGGCAAGCCGCGCGCCAGCCTGGAAGAACACGTCGACGACGCCCGCGCGGCGCTGAAGGATCTCGCCAATGTCGGCGTCTCGCTCGATGCGATCACCGACAGGCTGGTCACCGAAGCAGTGCAGTTGTTCGCGGATTCGTTCGACAAGCTGCTCGGCGCGGTGGCGTTCAAGCGCGAAACCGTGCTTGCCGGCGGCATCGACACCCAGAAGCTCGCACTCGCCGACGATCTCGCCAAATCCGTCAAGGAGCATGGCGAGGACTGGCGCAACACCGGCAAGATCCGTCGGCTGTGGGATCGTGATAAATCGGTGTGGACCGGCACCGACGAAGACAAATGGCTCGGCTGGCTGACTTCGGCCGCGGCGGAGAAGGCGAAGCTCGCCGACTACACCGAATTCGCCAAATGGGTGAAGGCGCGCGGCTTCACCGACGCCGTCGTGCTCGGCATGGGCGGATCGAGCCTCGGTCCCGAAGTGCTCGCCCACACCTTCGCGCAGCAGCCGGGCTTCCCGAAGCTGCATGTGCTCGACTCCACCGATCCGGCGCAGGTGCGCACGCTGGAGCACAGCGTCACGCTCGGAACGACGCTGTTCATCGTGTCGTCGAAATCCGGCGGCACCACCGAGCCCAACGTGATGAAGGATTACTTCTTCGCCCGCGTCGGCGAGACCGTCGGCGCCGACAAGGCCGGACAGCATTTCGTCGCCGTCACCGATCCCGGCTCGTCGATGGAAAAGGTCGCGACCGAAGCGAAGTTCGCCCGCATCTTCCATGGCGATCCGACCATCGGCGGTCGCTATTCGGTGCTGTCACCGTTCGGCATGGTGCCGGCCGCCGCGGCCGGCATCGATCTCGGCCAACTGCTCGACCTGACAATGGCGATGGTCCGCTCCTGCGGGCCTGACGTGCCGCCGCAGGAAAACCCGGGCGTGCAGCTCGGCCTCGCGATGGGCTGCGCCGGGCTGGAAGGCCGCGACAAGGTGACCATCACGTCGTCGAAGGCGATCGCCGATTTCGGCGCCTGGGCCGAGCAACTGATCGCGGAATCGACCGGCAAGGACGGCAAGGGCCTGATTCCGATCGACGGCGAGCCGCTGGCCGCGCCGTCGACTTACGGCAACGACCGGCTGTTCATCGATCTGCGCACCGACGGCGAGAGCGACGCCGCGCACGACGCCAAGCTCGCAGCACTGGAGGACGCCGGCCATCCGGTGGTGCGGATCGTGCTGAAATCAGCCGACGCGATCGGCCAGGAGTTCTTCCGCTTCGAACTCGCCACCGCGGTGGCCGGTGCGATCCTCGGCATCAATCCGTTCAACCAGCCGGACGTCGAATCCGCCAAGATCAAGACCCGCGAACTGACCGCGGCGTTCGAGACCTCCGGCGTCCTTCCGCCCGAGAAGCCGGCTCTGACGACGGCGGACGCCGATCTCTACACCGACGAGTCCAACGTCGCGGCGCTACGCAAGGCCGGGGCCGACGGCACGCTGGATTCGTGGATCAAGGCGCATCTCGCCCGCACGCAGAGCGGCGACTATGTGGCGCTGCTGGCCTATATCGAACGCAATGCGGCGCATATCGACACGCTGCAGTCGATGCGCCTCGCGGTGCGCGACGCCAGGCATCTGGCGACCTGCGCCGAATTCGGCCCGCGCTTCCTGCACTCCACCGGCCAGGCCTACAAGGGCGGGCCGGACAGCGGCGTGTTCCTGCAGATCACCGCCGACGATGCGAACGATCTCGCCGTCCCGGGCCAGAGCGCGAGCTTCGGCGTGATCAAGGCTGCGCAGGCCCGCGGCGATTTCGACGTGCTCACGGAACGTGGCCGTCGCGCGCTCCGCGTCCATCTCAAGGGCGACCTCGGGGCCGGACTGAAGTCGCTGGATAAGGCGATCCGCGACGCACTGAACTAA
- a CDS encoding DUF4286 family protein: MPLAGQGMLLTSMDVDPADEADFNRWYDREHIAERVAIDGFLEARRYVAHDASPKYLGLYSTRTFDVLSSPAYRAALANQTEWSNRNIAKFQNMIRGVARITASRGQGRGAVLGLVRIRPALGSEATLRAAIAERLDPLPFDGLISMHLLENDPALSRPLTDPPGVVSPGALDWFVLIDGTGVDAVRTATAGFERSIVENGSAVVSAGIYKLLWDLSKSDLGD; this comes from the coding sequence ATGCCGCTCGCCGGACAGGGAATGCTGCTGACCTCAATGGACGTCGATCCGGCCGACGAGGCCGACTTCAATCGCTGGTACGACCGCGAACACATCGCCGAGCGCGTCGCGATCGACGGCTTTCTCGAAGCCCGGCGCTACGTCGCGCACGACGCCTCGCCGAAATATCTCGGCCTGTATTCGACCCGGACGTTCGACGTGCTGAGCAGCCCGGCCTATCGCGCGGCGCTCGCCAATCAGACCGAATGGTCGAACCGCAATATCGCCAAATTCCAGAACATGATCCGCGGCGTGGCGCGGATCACCGCGAGCCGCGGCCAGGGTCGCGGCGCCGTGCTCGGCCTGGTCCGGATCAGGCCCGCTCTCGGCAGCGAGGCGACGTTGCGCGCGGCCATCGCCGAGCGACTCGATCCGCTGCCGTTCGACGGCCTCATTTCGATGCATCTTCTGGAAAACGATCCGGCCTTGTCGAGGCCGCTGACCGACCCGCCCGGCGTGGTCAGTCCCGGGGCGTTGGACTGGTTCGTCCTGATCGACGGCACCGGCGTCGACGCCGTGCGAACTGCAACGGCCGGTTTCGAGCGGAGCATCGTGGAAAACGGATCGGCGGTGGTCAGCGCCGGAATCTACAAACTGCTGTGGGACCTGTCGAAAAGCGATCTCGGCGACTGA
- the zwf gene encoding glucose-6-phosphate dehydrogenase, which translates to MTTQANPQVPDGCAFVIFGVTGDLTHRLVVPALYNLAEADLLPEKFCVVGITRSEMSSEDLRASLMHGLRKFATRPVNEDVADKLLYCVTAVSADPSDPPSFDRLRERLEKLEANRNTGGNRLFYLATPPDAFAPIATELGRAGLLQGNDQAWRRLIVEKPFGTDLASAKALNDHLLGIVAEHDLYRIDHYLGKETVQNILVLRFSNGMFEPIWNRDHIDHIQITVDEKLGVGHRGSFYDKTGALRDMVPNHLFQLLSLVAMEPPAHFNAHSVRSAKAEVLTAIQVQNEEEALRNSVRAQYIAGKVGDTEIPDYRSVKDVAPGSTTETYAALKLTIDNWRWAGVPFYLRTGKALGAKRTEVAIKFKQAPFAMFRCTPVEQLSQNYLVIGIEPVEGISLQFNTKIPGPTIAIDGVEMSFRYKDYFKVAPSNGYETLLHDCMIGDNILFQRADGVEAGWRAVQPFLDAWERAGANGLQTYEAGSEGPQDAETLLARDGRNWRGSAR; encoded by the coding sequence GTGACCACTCAGGCGAATCCACAGGTTCCGGACGGCTGCGCCTTCGTCATCTTCGGCGTCACCGGCGACCTCACTCACCGCCTGGTGGTTCCGGCGTTGTACAATCTCGCCGAAGCCGATCTGCTGCCGGAGAAATTCTGCGTGGTCGGCATCACTCGCTCGGAGATGTCGAGCGAGGACCTGCGCGCCAGCCTGATGCACGGCCTGCGTAAATTCGCGACGCGGCCGGTGAACGAGGATGTCGCCGACAAGCTGCTGTACTGCGTGACGGCGGTCAGCGCCGATCCGTCCGACCCGCCCTCGTTCGACCGGCTGCGCGAGCGGCTGGAAAAGCTCGAGGCCAATCGCAACACCGGCGGCAACCGGCTGTTCTATCTGGCGACACCGCCCGATGCCTTCGCGCCGATCGCGACCGAACTCGGTCGTGCCGGCCTGCTGCAGGGCAATGATCAGGCGTGGCGCCGGTTGATCGTCGAGAAGCCGTTCGGCACCGACCTCGCCTCCGCCAAAGCGCTGAACGACCATCTGCTCGGCATCGTCGCCGAACACGATCTGTACCGGATCGATCATTATCTCGGCAAAGAGACGGTGCAGAACATCCTGGTGCTACGTTTTTCCAACGGCATGTTCGAGCCGATCTGGAACAGGGATCATATCGACCACATCCAGATCACCGTCGACGAAAAGCTTGGCGTCGGCCATCGCGGCAGCTTCTACGACAAGACCGGCGCGCTACGCGACATGGTGCCGAACCATCTGTTCCAGTTGCTGTCGCTGGTGGCGATGGAGCCGCCGGCGCATTTCAACGCGCATTCGGTGCGCTCGGCCAAGGCCGAAGTGCTCACCGCGATTCAGGTGCAGAACGAAGAGGAAGCGCTGCGCAATTCGGTCCGCGCACAATACATCGCCGGCAAGGTCGGCGACACCGAGATCCCTGATTATCGCAGCGTCAAGGATGTCGCGCCAGGCAGCACCACCGAAACCTATGCGGCGCTGAAGCTGACGATCGACAACTGGCGCTGGGCCGGCGTGCCGTTCTATCTGCGCACCGGCAAGGCGCTCGGCGCCAAGCGTACCGAGGTCGCGATCAAGTTCAAGCAGGCGCCGTTCGCGATGTTCCGCTGCACGCCGGTGGAGCAATTGTCGCAGAACTATCTGGTGATCGGGATCGAGCCGGTCGAAGGCATTTCACTGCAGTTCAACACCAAGATTCCCGGCCCGACGATCGCGATCGACGGCGTCGAGATGAGCTTCCGCTACAAGGATTACTTCAAGGTCGCGCCGAGCAACGGCTACGAGACGCTGCTGCACGACTGCATGATCGGCGACAACATCCTGTTCCAGCGCGCCGACGGCGTCGAGGCCGGCTGGCGCGCGGTGCAGCCGTTCCTCGATGCCTGGGAGAGGGCGGGCGCCAACGGGCTTCAGACCTACGAAGCCGGCAGCGAAGGCCCGCAGGACGCCGAAACCCTGCTCGCCCGCGACGGCCGCAACTGGCGCGGCTCGGCCAGATGA
- a CDS encoding DUF3297 family protein: protein MTDKTTTAAPAIEFPDRLSIEPNSPYYNEAILELDVGIRFKGQEKTNVIEYCISEGWVRVAAGTAKDRFGNQLAIKVHGPVEPYIRPRS, encoded by the coding sequence ATGACCGATAAAACCACGACCGCTGCGCCTGCTATCGAATTCCCGGACCGTCTCTCGATCGAGCCGAACAGCCCGTACTACAATGAAGCGATCCTCGAACTCGACGTTGGTATCCGCTTCAAGGGGCAGGAAAAGACCAACGTCATCGAATATTGCATCAGCGAGGGTTGGGTCCGCGTCGCGGCCGGAACGGCGAAGGACCGCTTCGGCAATCAGCTCGCGATCAAGGTGCACGGCCCGGTCGAGCCCTATATCCGTCCGCGTAGCTGA